The Numenius arquata chromosome 6, bNumArq3.hap1.1, whole genome shotgun sequence sequence AACCAAGCACAGATAAACAACAAAAACTTAATGAAAGAGATTGTGAATTGCAAGAATATACATCTCAGCACTAAGCTGCTTGCAGTTGATTACCCAATAGACTTCATTAAATCCATATCTTGCCAGATCTGTGACCATATTTTGGCAGATCCTGTGGAAACAACGTGTAGACACTTGTTTTGCAGAACTTGCATCCTTAAATGTATCAAGGTTATGGGCAGCTATTGCCCCTCTTGCTGGTACCCTTGCTTCCCCACTGATCTGGTAACCCCAGTGAAATCCTTCCTGAGCATCCTTGATAGCCTGGGTATAAGATGCCCTGTAAAGGAATGTGATGAAGAGATCTTGCATGGAAAATATGGCCAACACCTCTCCAGCCACAAGGAGATGAAAGACAGAGAGCTCTACAGCCACATAAACAGAGGTGGCCGACCGAGGCAGCATCTCCTGTCTTTGACCAGGAGAGCTCAGAAACATCGTCTGAGAGAACTGAAACGTCAAGTCAAGGCTTTTGCTGAGAAAGAAGAGGGCGGTGATATAAAGGCCGTATGCATGACTCTGTTCCTGTTAGCTTTAAGAGCAAAAAATGAACACAGACAAGCAGATGAACTGGAGGCAATAATGCGAGGGAAGGGATCTGGACTTCATCCTGCTGTCTGCCTGGCAATCCGAGTCAACACATTTCTCAGCTGTAGCCAATATCATAAAATGTATAGAACAGTAAAAGCTGTCACTGGGAGGCAGATCTTCCAGCCTTTGCATGCTCTTCGCACTGCTGAGAAAGCCCTCCTACCAGGTTATCATCCATTCGAGTGGAAACCTCCCTTGAAAAATGTATCCACTAACACAGAAGTGGGAATTATAGATGGACTATCAGGATTGCCTCTCTCAATTGACGACTACCCAGTAGACACAATTGCAAAGAGATTTCGATATGATGCCGCCTTGGTTTGTGCCTTAAAGGACATGGAGGAGGAGATCCTGGAAGGCATGAAAGCGAAAAATCTGGATGACTATTTGAATGGTCCCTTCACTGTGGTTGTAAAAGAGTCCTGTGATGGAATGGGAGATGTCAGCGAGAAGCATGGAAGTGGGCCTGCTGTCCCAGAGAAGGCTGTTCGCTTTTCTTTCACAGTCATGAACATTGCTATAGCATGTGGGAACGAAAGCAAGAGGATCTTTGAAGAAGTAAAGCCCAATTCAGAGTTGTGTTGCAAGCCCTTGTGCCTTATGCTGGCTGATGAATCGGACCATGAAACTCTGACGGCGATCCTGAGCCCCCTCATAGCAGAAAGGGAGGCTATGAAAAACAGCGAACTGCTACTTGAAATGGGAGGCATCCTGAGAACATTCAAATTCATCTTTAGGGGTACAGGATACGATGAGAAACTGGTGCGAGAAGTGGAAGGGCTGGAGGCCTCAGGTTCCACTTACATTTGTACCCTGTGTGATGCAACCCGCCTGGAGGCATCCCAGAATTTGGTCTTTCACTCCATAACCAGAAGCCACGCTGAAAATCTGGAGCGATATGAAATATGGAGGTCCAACCCATATCACGAATCTGTTGATGAGCTCCGTGACAGAGTGAAGGGTGTTTCAGCCAAACCTTTTATTGAGACCGTTCCCTCCATAGATGCGTTGCACTGCGACATCGGCAACGCAACAGAGTTCTACAGGATtttccagatggagattggtgaagTTTACAAGAATCCTGATGTCTctaaagaggagaggaagaggtggcAGTTAACTCTTGACAAACACCTCAGGAAGAAGATGAACTTGAAGCCTATGATGAGGATGAGTGGAAATTTTGCTAGGAAGCTCATGACCAAAGAGACAGTAGAGGCAGTATGTGAATTAATAAAGTGTGAGGAAAGGCATGAAGCCCTAAAAGAACTAATGGATCTTTACCTGAAGATGAAGCCAGTGTGGCGATCTTCATGCCCTGCCAAGGAGTGTCCAGAACTGTTGTGCCAGTATAGCTACAATTCACAGCGTTTTGCCGAGCTCCTGTCTACAAAGTTCAAGTACAGATATGAAGGCAAGATTACAAATTATTTCCACAAAACCCTTGCTCATGTTCCTGAAATCATTGAGAGAGATGGGTCCATAGGGGCCTGGGCAAGTGAAGGAAATGAGTCTGGAAACAAACTGTTCAGGAGATTCCGAAAAATGAATGCCAGACAGTCCAAATGCTATGAGATGGAGGATGTCTTGAAGCATCACTGGCTCTATACCTCTAAATACCTTCAGAAGTTCATGAATGctcataaaacattaaaaagccaGGGCTTCACCATTGATCCAGAGGATGGTTTAGGTGACTCCTTGCCATTGGAGGTCTTGGAAAGCAATGATCCAGCGGAACTCTAAATGTAAAGCACgtttggtgtggggtttgtgATGATGTCTCTCTGTGAGGATGGAGCTTCTCTTTCAGGGCTGGGGAGGTACAGGGAAGTCTGAAATGATCATTTTGACACTCCCTGTTAAAGGTGCTGAGTGGAGTTTGATAAACACCACGTCTGCTGGGAGTTTCCAAGAGGCAATGCAGTGGAGCGTTTACAAGCTGTTGTGTGAGatgaaagcagaaacaaattgCAAAGGGGGGGTCTTCGGTTTATTTTGGTCTTGGAGCGTTGTTTGTATGTGAGAAAGACAAAGTAAACAAGGTTTTACAGAAAGTACTATTTTTGGAATGAATATGATTCTGGGGAGTTTTGACAGTTGCTGAAAAAAGGAGCATGgctatttttctgtttgcatttttgaaGCTATTTTGCTATTTACTTTCTAAGAGGGTTTGCTTATTTTATCGATGGTCCTTCGGCCATAAGTAAAGATTTGACAGTGAGACACTTGGCTAATTATTTTGGGATAAAGTTCAgttatttttgtataaaatagTGACTAAAGATGCAAACTTTGATCTcacaatctttaaaaaatattattatttagcaTTTATATTGTAGTACTGCTTAGGAGCAGACAGTGGTATCCCCATGCTAATTTCCTACGTGAAGATATAAGAAAGGTAGCTGGaattttttaaagatctttttgttgttgtctgttTACTCTAAAATGCAAACTGGTATTTGTGCTCCTAAATCAGGATTCACAGTGCCTTGTGGTTATCTCACTATACAAAGTATATTCAGACTCTGCTGTGTAGCTTGTTGCTCCATAAGCGGTTTAGATTTCTGTGGTAACTTCAGTATAGAGTATAACTATAAAGCTATTACCTTTATCAGATACATCCAGCGCTCTGGTGTGCTCTGTTAGGGTGTTTCACTGGCTGATGTGCTCCAACTGCATCCCATACCGCGCTTTTGCACCGCGCGTGCCCGGGATACGCCACGCTCACAGTCTCATTTTCCAAATCTGTAAAAAAAGGAACGGTTTTTATTAACCTCAAAGGCAGTTGGCATACAAGATGAGTTAAAAGCAATGAACTGTCCTGAAATTAGTGCATACTGTATTTTACATTATTACAGCAATGTTTAGTTGCCATTCTTCCACACTATATTGGATGAGCCATTTTGTTGGTGATACTTGCCTTTCTGAGTGGTATTTAGTATATTCATATACTAAAATTATATGAATTTCATTCAATGATATATTCATGCAAAATACTCAAAAGTACCCGAGATGCCCTGAAATCATCTAGCTTTTCAGATTGGCACCTGTTGCTGCATTTGGAGTAATAATTCTGAAACAAGATTAAATGCAGAAAGAATCAAAGCACGGATCTAAAAgaatctgctttttgtttttattttgatgggGAGGAAGTTGGTTTTTGAGTGTAAGTGAACAACAAACTTACAGAATTAATGGTCTGAGGTTTTTTTAGTAGTATCTTGTTTGCATCAGTTACTATATCTTTAAGGGTCCGGTATTTACCATTTATGGACAGTGAAAAAATAGAGTTAAGTGTTAGTACTTAGTACAAATATTAGTGTTATTCCAATTATGTATTTACTttgattttattaattaaaagaatttttttttgaattattctttaatttaggattttgttttaatatggTTTCTTTAAACAGTTTAACATTATGTCAAAATTTGCAGTTGGAAAATGCTACTTAAAAGGCGTACTTTTCTAAGCAGTCATAAGGACTGCAGCACCTTTTGGATGGTGTACCATGTATATCTACACTTACTGAGTGTTCATTTCTAGATTAATTTaattgtttttcaattttttgaataaaacaattattttccatAGAGCATATATATAGAGATACATATATAAGTATCATTCTTTACAAATAAATGCAGACAAGAAGTTTTCCAGGGAGTATGTCTCAGGTATAAAGAGCACCTTTTAGCAGTAAATGTAAATATAGTTTGCATTTattcatatttcatatatttcactATGCAAATAGTTGCACACTTgtcttttttctctgtatgtCCATTTGGGACGACTGCGTTTCCTTGTGTGTTATCCTTGACTCTGCTTGAATAACCAAGGGCCCAGTTTAAAAATCTCAACGCGCCTCATGGTGATTTTCACTCCTTTTAAGTGGTATAGGCggtttttgctgccttttgcaCAGGAGTGAGTTTCACCCCCCGGGGAACCCAGGCCCACTCCGTGCAATCCATAGGGGCCACTGCAGCGACAGACCAGGATGTGTTCATTCCACACGTGTCACCTCAGTGACTCCGCTGACTTTTTCACACCCCAAATTCACTTTAACAAGCTGCTGATGTAACAGCAAGTGATTCAGcaagatgacaccaagctaggtgggagggttgatctgctggagggtcagaaggctctacagagggacctggacaggttggatcaatgggccgaggccaatgggatgaccttcaacaaggccgagtgccgggtcctgcatttcggtcacaacaaccccaggcaacgccacaggcttggggaagagtggctggaaagctgcccagcagaaaaggacctgggggtgttggtggacagccggctgaacatgagccagcagtgtgcccaggtggccaagaaggccaacggcatcctggcctggatcaggaacagcgtggccagcaggagcagggcagtgatggtgcctctgtactgggcgctggtgaggcctcacctcgagtgctgtgttcagttctgggcccctcactacaggaaggacattgagctgctggagcgtgtccagaggagagccaccaagctggtgaggggtctggagaacaagtcacacgaggagaggctgagggaactgggcatgtttagtttggagaagaggaggctgaggggagacctcattgccctctacaactccctgaaaggagggtgtagagaggtgggtgttggcctcttctcccaagggaataatgacaggagcagaggaaatggtctgaagttggggcaggggaagtttagattagatattaggaagaattactttactgagagggtggtcaggccctggaacagcctgcccagggaggtggtggattcaccatccctggaggtatttaaggaacgtgtagacgtggcacttcagggcatgctctagtgcccgagattgttggtttgggttttcttctgtatgtgtgtgtgtgtgtatgtttggactcgatgatctcaagtgtcccttccaaccatgaagattctgtgattctgtgatctcgcTGCCTTCAAAAGGGTTGAGCGAGTTTTATCCGTATGTGTATGATTTCTGAAGAGGAGGCTCATATCCCGGGGTAACTCGTCAGATGGAACAGAGCTTGGACAGGGACAAAGGGATGCAGTGGCAAATGAAAGTATTCTTTTGTGACATATTATTAAGCCATCAAGCCACATTTCACATTCTACCAGCTCTGGGCAGGATAGCTGAAACACAAAactactgctattttttttttccttttctttagactTGAATCTAGTTTAACCTTTTTGCCCAATTGTTGATGTCTTCTGTAAATCAAAAGATTCTCTTTGAGAGCTCTGaaattgcagaaggcaaaggcactCTGGCTGCAGACAGGACCATCACTGGGTGATGTTCTCTGTCGTTATGCTTTGTGATTTTAAGAGGCTTTAGAAAAATGGAGACACTTTCATTCATGGTACCCTTCAAACCTTCACGTTTTCTTTTGATGTTCCTACTTGGTGCAAATCCTTcagtaattcacagaatcacagaatcacatggggttggaagggacttctggagatcatccagtccaaccccctgccaaagcaggtccacccagagcaggttgcacaggaacatgtccaggcggggtttgaatgtctccagagaaggagactccaccacctccctgggcagcctcttccagggctctgccaccctcacaggaaagaagttcctcgtcatgtttagatggaacttcttatattcaagtttgtccccatttcctcttgtcctgtccctgggcaccactgaaaaaagaccggccccatcctcctgacacccaccctttataagcattgatcagatccctcctcaaccttctcttctccagactgaaaagacccatgtccctcagcctttcctcgtaagggagatggtccaggcccctcatcatctttgtagccctctgctgtaccctctccagcagttccctgtccttctggaactggggagcccagaactggacacagtgctccaggtggggctccaccagggcagagcagagggggaggatgacctccctccacctgctggtcacactcttcctgatgcaacccaggatgccattggccttcttggccacaagggcacattgttggctcgtggtcaccctgttgtccaccaggactcccagatctttctcctcagagctgctctccagcaggtcagcccccaacctgtcctggtgcagggggttatttctcccctgGTGCAGCACAATAATTCATGGTAAATAATTTCCTTGTTCTGAAATTGTATTGACTGTAGTTTTATACAATCACGTTATGTatcttgttttgtttggctttattCAAAGGCTCAGTATTGTGAATTGCCATGCTTTGAAATGATGTGAACTATGTCAGATGCCATGATTCTGGTCTCACATATATTTCTCCTCACAGGAATAATTCTATTGACTTCAAGCAAATCAGCTTTGACTTTTTGTCAGGTAGTTCAGAAATGAATTCTAGATATTTACAGCATCCTAATTTCTTACTACACCGAGTTCTGTGCTTTGTCTCAC is a genomic window containing:
- the RAG1 gene encoding V(D)J recombination-activating protein 1, encoding MSVASQMDLPEEIQHPHTKFSEWKFKLFKVRSFEKTASDDSQPINKDQAEEVSASNTEIILRKDEAAPRGEKMDLTGNRQALEKDVNDMKTQDNKAHQNNLKQLCRICGVSFKADCYKRTHPVHGPVDDETLWLLRKKEKKATSWPDLISKVFKIDVRGDVDTIHPTRFCHNCWSIIHRKFSNTPCEVYFPRNSTMEWRPHSPDCDVCHTTSRGVKRKSQPPSVPHGKRVKSVAERARVNRGVKNQAQINNKNLMKEIVNCKNIHLSTKLLAVDYPIDFIKSISCQICDHILADPVETTCRHLFCRTCILKCIKVMGSYCPSCWYPCFPTDLVTPVKSFLSILDSLGIRCPVKECDEEILHGKYGQHLSSHKEMKDRELYSHINRGGRPRQHLLSLTRRAQKHRLRELKRQVKAFAEKEEGGDIKAVCMTLFLLALRAKNEHRQADELEAIMRGKGSGLHPAVCLAIRVNTFLSCSQYHKMYRTVKAVTGRQIFQPLHALRTAEKALLPGYHPFEWKPPLKNVSTNTEVGIIDGLSGLPLSIDDYPVDTIAKRFRYDAALVCALKDMEEEILEGMKAKNLDDYLNGPFTVVVKESCDGMGDVSEKHGSGPAVPEKAVRFSFTVMNIAIACGNESKRIFEEVKPNSELCCKPLCLMLADESDHETLTAILSPLIAEREAMKNSELLLEMGGILRTFKFIFRGTGYDEKLVREVEGLEASGSTYICTLCDATRLEASQNLVFHSITRSHAENLERYEIWRSNPYHESVDELRDRVKGVSAKPFIETVPSIDALHCDIGNATEFYRIFQMEIGEVYKNPDVSKEERKRWQLTLDKHLRKKMNLKPMMRMSGNFARKLMTKETVEAVCELIKCEERHEALKELMDLYLKMKPVWRSSCPAKECPELLCQYSYNSQRFAELLSTKFKYRYEGKITNYFHKTLAHVPEIIERDGSIGAWASEGNESGNKLFRRFRKMNARQSKCYEMEDVLKHHWLYTSKYLQKFMNAHKTLKSQGFTIDPEDGLGDSLPLEVLESNDPAEL